From a region of the Georgenia yuyongxinii genome:
- a CDS encoding metal-dependent transcriptional regulator, producing MSDLIDTTEMYLKTVYELEEEGVVPLRARIAERLGHSGPTVSQTVARMERDGLLVLTGNRQLRLTDEGRARATKVMRKHRLAERLLTDVVGLDWPFVHEEACRWEHVMSERVERRLVELLGHPRVDPYGNPIPGLEHLGDDALATLPHVEVRSLADVAAERVPAGAVGATRSVVVHAAVTGAAVAHAAGGAGAESQTVPFEVELARIGEPLQVDVDLLGRMADAGLRPGVRVEVTVRPELELVSLHAPGSDTVLDLPEDITRHLFVTR from the coding sequence GTGAGCGACCTGATCGACACGACGGAGATGTATCTCAAGACGGTCTACGAGCTTGAGGAAGAGGGCGTGGTGCCCCTGCGCGCCCGCATCGCCGAGCGGCTGGGGCACTCCGGCCCGACCGTCTCGCAGACCGTCGCCCGGATGGAGCGTGACGGTCTGCTCGTGCTGACCGGCAACCGCCAGCTCCGCCTGACGGACGAGGGCCGGGCGCGGGCCACCAAGGTCATGCGCAAGCACCGCCTCGCCGAGCGACTGCTCACCGACGTCGTCGGGCTGGACTGGCCATTCGTGCACGAGGAGGCGTGCCGCTGGGAGCACGTCATGAGCGAGCGGGTCGAGCGCCGGCTCGTCGAGCTGCTCGGCCACCCCCGGGTGGACCCGTACGGCAACCCGATCCCCGGCCTGGAGCACCTGGGCGACGACGCACTCGCGACCCTGCCGCACGTCGAGGTGCGCTCGCTGGCCGACGTCGCGGCCGAGCGCGTGCCCGCCGGGGCGGTGGGTGCCACGCGCAGCGTGGTGGTCCACGCGGCGGTGACCGGGGCGGCGGTGGCCCACGCCGCGGGCGGCGCGGGGGCGGAGTCGCAGACGGTGCCCTTCGAGGTCGAGCTGGCACGGATCGGTGAACCCCTCCAGGTGGACGTCGACCTGCTCGGCCGGATGGCCGATGCCGGTCTGCGCCCGGGTGTGCGGGTAGAGGTGACCGTGCGGCCCGAGCTCGAGCTGGTCTCGTTGCACGCTCCCGGCTCGGACACCGTGCTGGACCTGCCGGAGGACATCACGCGGCACCTCTTCGTGACGCGCTGA